In a genomic window of Methylobacter sp. YRD-M1:
- the radC gene encoding RadC family protein codes for MAIKDWPAEERPREKLLQRGSEALTDAELLAIFLRTGTPGKSAVDLARELLTDFGSLQALLDADLSRFCQANGLGSAKYAQLQAVLEMARRHFKEILQRGNALTSPDITRAYLSAHLRGYSYEVFACLFLDNQHRVIKLDELFRGTLDSASVYPREVAKQALHHNAAAVIFAHNHPSGISEPSQADRQITEKLKQALALLDIRVLDHFIIGDGQPYSFAEHGLL; via the coding sequence ATGGCTATCAAGGACTGGCCAGCCGAAGAGCGGCCCCGGGAAAAACTGCTGCAACGCGGTTCGGAAGCGTTGACCGATGCGGAGTTGCTGGCCATTTTTTTGCGTACCGGCACGCCGGGCAAATCGGCCGTTGATCTGGCCCGGGAATTATTGACCGATTTCGGCTCGTTGCAGGCGCTGCTGGATGCCGATTTATCGCGTTTTTGCCAGGCCAATGGGTTGGGAAGCGCAAAATACGCACAGCTTCAGGCTGTGCTGGAGATGGCCCGGCGACATTTTAAGGAAATCCTGCAGCGCGGCAATGCGCTGACCAGCCCGGATATTACCCGAGCCTATCTGAGCGCGCACCTGCGCGGCTACAGCTATGAGGTGTTCGCCTGCCTGTTCCTGGACAACCAGCATCGGGTCATAAAGCTCGACGAACTGTTCAGGGGCACCCTAGACAGCGCCAGCGTTTATCCCAGGGAAGTGGCCAAGCAGGCGCTGCATCATAATGCCGCGGCAGTCATTTTCGCCCATAACCACCCGTCCGGCATTTCCGAGCCCAGCCAGGCTGATAGACAGATTACCGAAAAACTCAAGCAAGCTCTGGCTTTGTTAGATATTCGCGTGCTGGATCACTTCATTATCGGGGACGGGCAGCCTTACTCGTTTGCCGAGCACGGGCTGCTGTAG
- the coaBC gene encoding bifunctional phosphopantothenoylcysteine decarboxylase/phosphopantothenate--cysteine ligase CoaBC: MNTHILLAVCGGIAAYKSAELVRLLRKKGADVRVVMTRSAMQFISPLTFQALSGNPVHTELLDAEAENAMGHINLARWADKIIIAPATAGTIAKLSHGLADDLLSTLCLAATCPVYIAPAMNQAMWHKPVTQENVKRLIAYGATIIGPGQGEQACGETGFGRMSEPAEICERLWTEPTDQHLHGKKILISAGPTREPLDPVRYITNRSSGKMGYALARAALKAGARVTLVSGPVALAPPTDADVIKVETAAQMYEAVIARAEAHDIYIGAAAVADYTPATVQPEKIKKQDAQTTITLQKTRDILAEVAQLPGRPFTVGFAAETHDLENYALGKLTAKKLDMIAANWVGRDQGGFDSEQNALLVFWATGQQTLAMTDKTQLAEQLISLIAKRCDEKNTA; the protein is encoded by the coding sequence ATTAACACGCATATTTTATTGGCTGTCTGCGGCGGCATCGCCGCTTATAAGTCGGCTGAGCTGGTCAGATTGCTGCGTAAGAAAGGCGCCGATGTGCGCGTGGTCATGACGCGTTCAGCCATGCAGTTTATCAGCCCGTTGACGTTTCAGGCGCTATCCGGCAATCCCGTGCATACCGAACTGCTCGACGCCGAAGCGGAAAATGCCATGGGCCATATCAATCTGGCGCGCTGGGCCGACAAGATCATTATCGCTCCGGCAACGGCGGGTACGATCGCCAAGTTGAGCCACGGCCTGGCCGACGACTTGCTGTCGACGCTCTGCCTTGCCGCCACCTGTCCCGTTTATATCGCGCCGGCCATGAACCAGGCCATGTGGCACAAGCCCGTCACGCAGGAAAACGTTAAAAGACTCATCGCCTATGGCGCCACGATAATTGGCCCTGGCCAGGGCGAACAGGCCTGCGGCGAAACCGGCTTCGGCCGCATGTCCGAACCGGCTGAAATCTGTGAGCGTTTATGGACTGAGCCTACAGATCAGCATTTGCATGGCAAGAAAATCCTGATCAGCGCCGGCCCCACGCGCGAACCGCTCGATCCGGTGCGCTACATCACCAACCGCAGCTCCGGCAAAATGGGCTACGCGCTGGCCCGCGCGGCGCTCAAAGCCGGCGCCCGGGTGACGCTGGTCAGCGGCCCGGTTGCCCTGGCACCACCTACCGATGCCGACGTGATCAAGGTGGAAACAGCAGCGCAAATGTACGAGGCCGTCATTGCCAGAGCCGAGGCGCACGATATTTATATCGGAGCGGCGGCCGTCGCCGATTACACGCCTGCCACAGTACAGCCTGAAAAGATCAAGAAACAGGATGCGCAGACCACCATTACGCTGCAAAAAACCCGCGATATTCTGGCCGAAGTCGCACAATTGCCTGGACGTCCATTCACGGTAGGCTTCGCCGCCGAAACCCATGACCTTGAAAACTATGCGCTCGGCAAGCTGACGGCCAAGAAACTCGATATGATCGCAGCAAACTGGGTGGGCCGCGATCAGGGCGGCTTTGACAGCGAACAGAACGCCTTGCTGGTTTTCTGGGCAACAGGCCAACAAACCCTGGCCATGACTGATAAAACCCAGTTAGCGGAACAATTAATCAGCTTAATCGCGAAGAGATGTGATGAAAAAAATACAGCTTAA
- the dut gene encoding dUTP diphosphatase, whose translation MKKIQLKILDERLGKEIPLPEYATSGSAGLDLRACLDEPVELKPGETVLIPTGLAIHIDDHQLAAVLLPRSGLGHKHGIVLGNLVGLIDSDYQGQVFVSCWNRGDTAFTINIGERIAQMVFVPVAQVSFEQVVEFDESARGAGGFGHTGRH comes from the coding sequence ATGAAAAAAATACAGCTTAAAATTCTGGATGAACGCCTGGGCAAGGAAATCCCGTTGCCGGAATATGCAACGTCGGGCTCGGCCGGCCTGGACTTGCGCGCCTGCCTGGACGAGCCGGTCGAATTGAAGCCCGGCGAAACCGTACTGATTCCGACCGGACTAGCTATCCATATCGACGATCATCAACTGGCGGCAGTCTTATTGCCGCGCTCTGGCTTAGGGCATAAACACGGCATCGTGCTGGGCAATCTGGTCGGGCTGATCGATTCCGACTACCAGGGCCAGGTTTTCGTATCGTGCTGGAACCGCGGCGATACAGCCTTCACAATCAACATCGGCGAGCGCATTGCGCAAATGGTTTTTGTGCCGGTCGCCCAGGTGTCGTTTGAACAGGTCGTTGAATTTGATGAAAGCGCCCGAGGCGCGGGCGGGTTTGGCCATACAGGCCGTCACTAG
- a CDS encoding phosphomannomutase/phosphoglucomutase: MERIFAWLSAVVILMILSAGAGVYWISASEVAQAKQSAATAQAQGVALALSEQIAARQRILDKLAQDPEVLAAVSSTDPALLSAVASTLEKQVPDALKIRVLLPGASGLDEKSVPRMGYADLDMVRETFAKNQPAAIQGDQGPDRHLAMTSRIMRNDQAVGVMLASLNYDFINKSLQAMPAKGSYLELRQAALVLGSSGDQAAGELDANEKIDVAHADWQLHYRYSTDADVHELSMIAGLILIIALFAALAFFAGYRKLSERLDQDISIVLKAFKDMITHKSLGNYPVYLSQMQGVIPTLAQYKRVMEGHDDQAITINHDEIFNSVNSSLNLPVIEEDLLDEAVVVTTKTIGKDLPKPIEMPDAMAAIFRAYDIRGIVGKTLTEKAVYDIGRALGTEARQHGCRTIVVGRDGRTSSPILAEALADGILATGQNVLDIGMVPTPTLYFVTKHTEGQCGVMITGSHNPADYNGLKMVINGETLAGDRIQQLKQCIMNQAYATGEGRIERNTLLANDYIGAVAEDIHIARPMRVVLDCGNGVAGELGPVLLRSIGCEVFELFCDVDGTFPNHHPDPSKPDNLADLIASVKHYQADLGIAFDGDGDRLGVIDSNGKIIWPDRQMMLFAKDVLASKPGAEIIYDVKCSRHLTTEIVKRGGRPVMWKTGHSLMKAKLKETGAKLAGEMSGHIFFNDRWFGFDDALYSAARLIEILSADTRTSAEVFADFPDSFNTPELNIELTEGENFKFIESMFSTANFTGGKITTIDGMRVDFANGWGLVRASNTTPSLVVRFEADTRADLSDIQAQFRQLMQKIKPDIVLPF; the protein is encoded by the coding sequence ATGGAACGCATCTTCGCGTGGCTGTCAGCAGTAGTCATCCTGATGATTTTGAGCGCCGGCGCCGGCGTTTACTGGATATCCGCATCGGAGGTCGCGCAGGCAAAGCAGAGCGCAGCGACCGCGCAAGCGCAGGGGGTGGCTTTGGCGCTGTCCGAACAGATTGCGGCTCGGCAGCGCATTCTCGATAAACTGGCGCAAGATCCGGAGGTGCTGGCCGCCGTTTCCAGCACCGATCCGGCTCTGCTGAGCGCGGTGGCCTCAACACTGGAAAAACAGGTTCCTGATGCCTTGAAAATCCGGGTGCTGCTGCCCGGCGCCAGCGGACTGGATGAAAAAAGCGTGCCGCGCATGGGCTATGCCGATCTGGATATGGTGCGCGAAACCTTCGCCAAAAACCAGCCGGCCGCCATACAGGGCGATCAGGGCCCCGACCGGCACTTGGCCATGACGAGCAGGATCATGCGCAATGATCAGGCCGTTGGGGTTATGCTCGCCAGCCTGAACTACGACTTTATCAATAAAAGCCTGCAAGCCATGCCGGCCAAAGGCAGTTATCTGGAATTAAGGCAAGCCGCGCTGGTATTGGGTTCTTCTGGCGATCAGGCCGCGGGTGAGCTCGATGCCAACGAGAAAATCGACGTCGCGCATGCGGATTGGCAGCTTCATTATCGATATTCGACTGACGCGGATGTGCATGAATTGTCGATGATAGCCGGCTTGATTTTAATTATCGCGCTGTTTGCCGCGCTGGCTTTCTTTGCCGGCTACCGGAAATTATCGGAGCGGCTGGACCAGGATATCAGCATCGTTCTGAAAGCCTTCAAGGACATGATTACGCATAAATCTCTCGGCAATTATCCGGTCTATTTAAGTCAAATGCAGGGCGTTATCCCAACACTGGCACAATATAAACGGGTTATGGAAGGTCATGATGATCAAGCTATCACTATAAATCACGATGAAATATTCAATTCGGTGAATTCTAGTTTGAACTTGCCGGTTATTGAAGAAGACCTGCTTGATGAGGCAGTTGTCGTAACAACAAAAACGATCGGAAAAGACCTGCCGAAACCAATTGAAATGCCCGACGCCATGGCGGCCATTTTCAGGGCTTACGACATTCGCGGCATTGTCGGCAAAACGCTGACTGAGAAAGCGGTGTACGATATTGGCCGCGCGTTGGGGACTGAAGCCCGGCAACATGGATGCAGAACGATCGTCGTAGGACGGGACGGCCGGACGTCAAGCCCTATTTTGGCCGAGGCGCTGGCTGACGGCATTCTTGCCACCGGCCAAAATGTGCTGGATATCGGCATGGTTCCGACGCCCACACTTTATTTCGTGACCAAGCATACCGAAGGCCAGTGCGGCGTCATGATCACGGGCAGCCATAACCCGGCCGATTATAACGGACTGAAGATGGTCATCAATGGCGAAACGCTGGCCGGTGACAGAATCCAGCAGCTTAAACAGTGCATCATGAACCAGGCCTACGCCACCGGCGAAGGCAGGATAGAACGCAACACCCTGCTCGCCAATGACTATATCGGCGCGGTTGCCGAGGATATCCACATCGCCAGGCCGATGCGCGTAGTGCTGGACTGCGGCAACGGCGTCGCCGGTGAATTAGGCCCCGTGCTGTTAAGATCTATCGGCTGCGAAGTCTTCGAATTATTCTGCGATGTCGACGGCACGTTCCCTAACCACCATCCGGACCCCAGCAAACCGGACAATCTGGCCGACCTGATCGCCTCGGTCAAGCATTACCAGGCGGACCTGGGCATTGCTTTCGACGGCGATGGCGACCGGTTGGGCGTAATCGATTCAAACGGCAAAATCATCTGGCCGGACCGGCAAATGATGCTGTTCGCCAAAGATGTATTGGCCTCGAAGCCGGGCGCTGAAATTATTTACGACGTCAAATGCTCGCGGCATCTGACGACAGAAATCGTAAAACGCGGCGGCCGGCCCGTGATGTGGAAAACCGGCCATTCGCTGATGAAGGCAAAGCTGAAAGAAACCGGCGCGAAGCTGGCCGGCGAAATGAGCGGCCATATCTTCTTCAATGACCGCTGGTTCGGTTTCGATGACGCCTTGTACTCGGCCGCACGCCTGATAGAGATACTGTCGGCTGATACACGCACCAGCGCCGAGGTGTTCGCCGATTTCCCGGACAGCTTCAATACGCCGGAACTGAATATCGAGCTGACGGAAGGCGAAAACTTCAAATTCATAGAAAGCATGTTCTCGACGGCCAACTTTACCGGCGGCAAAATTACCACTATCGACGGCATGCGCGTAGATTTCGCCAACGGCTGGGGACTGGTGCGGGCCTCCAACACGACCCCGTCGCTGGTTGTCCGCTTCGAAGCCGATACCCGAGCCGACCTGAGTGATATTCAGGCGCAATTCAGACAGCTCATGCAGAAAATCAAGCCGGATATTGTGTTACCTTTTTAA
- the argB gene encoding acetylglutamate kinase: MQKKNPHQIADVLIEALPYIQRFKGKTVVVKFGGNAMIDEALKHSFARDIVLMKLVGINPIVVHGGGPQIGRLLEKIGKTSNFIDGMRVTDSETMDVVEMVLGGLVNKEIVNLINMHGGKAVGLTGKDGNFIRAKKITLKKSAQEAQAPEIIDLGHVGEVSSIDPGVVDMLGNSNFIPVIAPIGVGEDGFSYNINADLVAGKVAEVLKAEKLILLTNTAGILDKQGELLTGLSIKDIDDLIADGTISGGMIPKTRCATDALEGGVTSVHIIDGRVDHAVLLELFTDQGVGTLLISR, from the coding sequence ATGCAGAAAAAAAACCCTCACCAAATAGCGGATGTCCTGATCGAGGCACTGCCCTATATCCAGCGCTTCAAAGGCAAAACCGTCGTGGTCAAATTCGGCGGCAATGCCATGATCGATGAGGCGCTGAAGCACAGTTTTGCCCGCGATATCGTGCTGATGAAACTGGTCGGCATCAATCCCATCGTCGTTCATGGCGGCGGCCCGCAAATCGGGCGTTTGCTGGAAAAAATCGGCAAAACCTCGAACTTCATCGATGGCATGCGCGTGACCGACAGCGAAACTATGGATGTGGTTGAGATGGTGCTGGGCGGGCTGGTCAACAAGGAGATTGTCAACCTGATCAATATGCACGGCGGCAAAGCCGTCGGTTTGACCGGTAAGGACGGCAATTTCATCCGCGCCAAAAAAATCACCCTGAAAAAATCGGCGCAGGAGGCGCAAGCGCCGGAAATCATCGATCTCGGCCATGTCGGCGAAGTCAGCAGCATCGATCCGGGTGTGGTCGACATGCTCGGCAACAGTAATTTCATTCCGGTCATTGCCCCGATCGGGGTCGGCGAAGACGGCTTTTCCTATAACATCAATGCCGATCTGGTCGCGGGGAAAGTGGCCGAGGTTCTGAAAGCTGAAAAACTGATCCTGTTGACCAATACCGCCGGCATTCTCGATAAGCAGGGCGAACTGCTGACCGGCCTGTCGATAAAAGACATAGATGACCTCATTGCCGACGGCACTATTTCCGGCGGCATGATCCCGAAAACCCGCTGTGCCACCGATGCGCTCGAAGGCGGCGTGACCAGCGTGCATATCATTGACGGCCGCGTCGATCACGCCGTGCTACTGGAACTGTTTACCGACCAGGGCGTCGGCACATTACTGATCAGTCGCTAG
- a CDS encoding DUF4124 domain-containing protein encodes MRISTVSLCLAGLICLLGGQAALAKKMYRWVDEHGNVFFSDQVPPEHAGYRRESLNEKGRVVGVTPQARTKEQQAQDRQLDALRKAQEKMIARQKSHDQVLLSTFRSLDDMQAMLENNMKTVEIQKSLLQSNLERLESQLEAQQKQAAAHERNGEKSPAALLDRIKSSEAQIQLAQAEIDKQSEKMRQAQAQNAADIERYKLLTGSGAGAPATNAETAQDKLPELGLFSCDSEAQCTKAWAIAHNFINTHASTGADIDNDKLIMSQAPAKDSELSLSVSRTGDGNGRQQLFLDVHCRDTSLGAELCASQKVLDIRSAFRPYIESALASD; translated from the coding sequence ATGCGCATTTCTACAGTAAGCCTTTGTTTAGCCGGTCTGATTTGTTTGCTCGGCGGTCAGGCCGCGCTGGCCAAAAAAATGTACCGATGGGTGGATGAGCACGGCAATGTCTTTTTTTCCGATCAGGTGCCGCCGGAACACGCGGGGTACCGCCGCGAATCGCTCAATGAAAAGGGCAGAGTAGTTGGTGTTACGCCGCAAGCCAGAACAAAAGAGCAGCAGGCCCAGGACAGGCAGTTGGACGCGCTCAGGAAAGCGCAGGAGAAAATGATCGCCAGGCAAAAATCGCATGATCAGGTTTTGCTCAGCACTTTCCGCAGCCTCGATGATATGCAGGCGATGCTCGAAAACAATATGAAAACCGTGGAGATCCAGAAAAGCTTATTGCAGAGCAATCTGGAGCGCCTTGAAAGCCAGCTGGAGGCCCAGCAAAAGCAGGCCGCAGCGCATGAGCGCAATGGCGAAAAATCTCCGGCAGCCCTGCTGGATCGCATCAAGTCCTCCGAGGCGCAAATTCAGCTCGCGCAGGCGGAAATAGACAAGCAGTCAGAGAAAATGCGGCAAGCCCAAGCGCAAAATGCAGCCGACATCGAGCGCTATAAACTCTTAACCGGATCAGGCGCCGGTGCGCCGGCCACGAATGCCGAAACAGCGCAAGACAAGCTGCCGGAACTGGGGCTTTTCAGCTGCGACAGCGAAGCGCAATGCACGAAAGCCTGGGCCATCGCCCATAATTTTATCAATACGCATGCCTCAACCGGCGCCGATATCGATAACGATAAGCTGATCATGAGCCAGGCGCCTGCCAAGGACAGCGAGCTGAGCCTGTCTGTTTCAAGAACAGGCGATGGCAACGGCAGGCAGCAGCTCTTTCTGGATGTCCATTGCCGGGACACATCGCTGGGCGCGGAGCTGTGCGCCAGCCAGAAGGTTCTGGATATAAGGTCTGCATTCAGACCTTATATCGAATCCGCATTGGCTAGCGACTGA
- a CDS encoding DUF167 family protein, translating into MSWYFYEQGVLTLSLHVQPKASKDEWAGLHGDRLKLRIKAPPIDGRANQHLLKFIAGEFGVSKSACTLISGESGREKRVAIDSPRKLPDLPESLRFDISL; encoded by the coding sequence ATGAGCTGGTATTTCTATGAACAGGGCGTTTTGACCCTGAGTCTCCATGTTCAACCTAAAGCCAGCAAGGATGAATGGGCGGGGCTGCACGGTGACCGGCTAAAGCTGAGAATCAAGGCCCCGCCGATTGACGGCAGAGCCAATCAGCATTTGCTCAAATTCATAGCCGGCGAATTTGGCGTCAGCAAATCCGCCTGCACGCTCATATCGGGCGAGTCGGGACGGGAAAAGCGCGTGGCCATTGACTCGCCGCGCAAACTGCCTGATTTGCCCGAGTCGTTGCGGTTTGATATTTCGCTATAA
- a CDS encoding YggT family protein yields MDSSYVTNPAIFIIDTLFSLYILAVMLRFLLQWCGAEFYNPISQFLVKATHPPLRILRRFVPPIGKIDTSSLVLVLALQMLADLSILMLKGVSIGIGALTVLSITQLVSLLINIFIFAVFARALLSWLNPGTFNAASSILYSLTEPLLNVCRRFIPDLGGIDLSPLVALLLLQLAKMLILPPLQELASLIG; encoded by the coding sequence ATGGACTCTTCTTATGTAACCAACCCGGCTATTTTTATCATCGATACGCTGTTTTCCCTGTACATCCTGGCGGTCATGCTGCGCTTTCTGCTGCAGTGGTGCGGCGCCGAGTTTTACAACCCGATCTCCCAGTTTCTGGTCAAGGCGACGCATCCGCCGCTGAGGATATTGCGCCGCTTTGTGCCGCCTATCGGCAAAATCGATACCTCTTCGCTGGTGCTGGTGCTGGCGCTGCAGATGCTGGCCGATTTATCGATATTGATGCTGAAAGGCGTATCGATCGGCATCGGAGCATTGACGGTATTGTCGATCACACAGCTGGTTTCGCTGCTGATCAATATCTTCATTTTCGCCGTGTTCGCCAGAGCCCTGCTCAGCTGGCTGAACCCGGGGACGTTCAACGCGGCTTCTTCCATCCTGTACAGCCTGACCGAGCCTTTGCTCAACGTCTGCCGGCGCTTTATTCCCGACCTGGGCGGTATCGATCTGTCGCCGCTGGTCGCGCTGCTGTTGCTGCAACTGGCAAAAATGCTTATTTTGCCGCCGTTGCAAGAATTGGCCAGTTTGATCGGATGA
- the proC gene encoding pyrroline-5-carboxylate reductase, with the protein MKTQKIGFIGGGNMASSLMSGLIASGHSPQQLWVSDINKDQLASLAANLQVNIAPDNETVIQEAEVVVLAVKPQVLRQVAESVAGLIQQKKPLVVSIAAGITQASLSSWLGADTAIVRCMPNTPALVLTGATGLHANRNVTAAQRDLAENIMRSVGISLWVDDESELDAVTAVSGSGPAYYFLLMEAMEKAAVELGLDEHTARLLVQQTALGAAKIALESSESPEQLRKRVTSPGGTTQRAIETFEQGGFTELVSKAMHAARDRSIEMSKPMENS; encoded by the coding sequence ATGAAAACACAAAAAATAGGTTTTATCGGCGGCGGCAATATGGCATCCAGTCTGATGAGCGGACTGATTGCCAGTGGTCATTCCCCGCAGCAGCTTTGGGTATCGGATATCAATAAGGACCAATTGGCGTCTCTGGCGGCAAATCTGCAAGTCAATATTGCGCCGGACAACGAGACCGTCATTCAGGAAGCGGAAGTCGTGGTGCTGGCCGTCAAGCCGCAGGTGCTGCGCCAGGTGGCCGAAAGCGTGGCCGGCCTGATCCAGCAAAAGAAACCTCTGGTCGTATCCATTGCGGCCGGCATCACTCAGGCCAGCCTCAGTTCATGGCTGGGCGCCGATACGGCCATCGTCCGCTGCATGCCCAATACCCCGGCTCTGGTCTTGACCGGCGCTACAGGGCTGCACGCCAACCGCAATGTCACCGCAGCGCAACGGGATCTGGCCGAGAACATCATGCGTTCGGTCGGCATTTCGCTCTGGGTTGACGATGAAAGCGAACTTGATGCCGTGACCGCAGTTTCAGGCAGCGGTCCTGCTTATTACTTTCTGCTCATGGAGGCCATGGAAAAAGCCGCCGTGGAGTTGGGTCTGGATGAGCACACCGCGCGCCTGCTGGTTCAGCAAACGGCGCTGGGCGCCGCCAAAATCGCCCTGGAATCCTCTGAATCGCCGGAACAGCTGCGCAAACGCGTGACTTCGCCGGGCGGCACTACGCAGCGTGCCATAGAAACGTTCGAACAGGGCGGATTCACCGAACTGGTTTCAAAAGCCATGCATGCCGCAAGGGATCGTTCTATCGAAATGTCTAAACCAATGGAGAACAGTTGA
- a CDS encoding SPL family radical SAM protein: MIETIYIEENIRKHARVIDIIARFPRARIITCERYAQVFNPKAQNFRLQKQKPALILAEKYKNFVLEAPAGYGIGATRNYYFSHMLNCLYDCRYCFLQGMYQSANYVLFVNYEDFQQEIRQVCNAAPADQIHFFSGYDCDSLALEPVTRFAEQFLPVFEAIPNAWLELRTKSTQVRSLLAREPVPRCIVAFSLSPDEIAAKVEAKAPPVQRRIEALRRLQAQGWQVGLRFDPLIYQTGYRQQYRQLFAQVFAGLDLNRLHSVSLGVFRLPEGYFKKVHNLYPEEKLFSSPMVTQRGMVSYRQDLEQEMMQYCTEQLLTYIPESKLFPCTL, encoded by the coding sequence ATGATTGAAACCATTTATATTGAAGAAAACATCCGCAAGCACGCCCGCGTTATCGACATTATTGCCCGTTTTCCGCGCGCTCGAATCATTACCTGCGAGCGTTATGCCCAAGTTTTTAATCCCAAGGCCCAGAACTTCCGGCTGCAAAAACAGAAACCGGCCCTGATTCTTGCCGAGAAATACAAAAACTTCGTGCTCGAGGCGCCCGCCGGTTACGGCATCGGAGCAACAAGAAACTATTATTTCTCGCACATGCTGAACTGTTTGTATGACTGCCGTTACTGTTTCCTGCAAGGCATGTACCAATCGGCCAATTATGTGCTGTTCGTCAATTACGAGGATTTCCAGCAGGAAATCAGGCAAGTGTGCAATGCCGCGCCGGCCGATCAAATCCATTTTTTCTCGGGCTACGACTGCGACAGCCTGGCGCTGGAGCCAGTCACGCGCTTTGCCGAGCAGTTTCTGCCGGTTTTCGAAGCCATTCCCAATGCCTGGCTGGAGTTGAGAACCAAAAGCACGCAGGTCAGAAGTCTGCTGGCCCGCGAACCGGTTCCGCGCTGCATCGTCGCCTTCAGCCTGTCGCCCGATGAGATAGCGGCCAAGGTCGAGGCCAAAGCGCCGCCAGTCCAGCGCCGCATCGAGGCTTTGCGCCGGTTGCAGGCGCAGGGCTGGCAGGTGGGCCTGCGTTTTGATCCGCTGATTTACCAGACAGGCTACCGACAACAGTACCGGCAACTGTTCGCACAGGTCTTCGCCGGCCTGGATTTAAACCGTCTGCATTCGGTCAGCCTGGGCGTTTTCCGGCTGCCGGAGGGTTATTTCAAAAAAGTGCACAATCTTTATCCCGAAGAGAAACTGTTCTCGAGCCCAATGGTCACTCAGAGAGGCATGGTTTCTTATCGCCAGGATCTGGAGCAGGAAATGATGCAGTACTGTACGGAGCAATTATTAACTTATATTCCTGAAAGCAAATTATTTCCATGCACACTCTAA
- a CDS encoding SDR family oxidoreductase, with translation MHTLKRTALVTGASSGIGRAIARNLLNQGHHVIGLSRDRTRFTRSMTNFSPVQLDLSELHELPQKLRELAQTFPDIDAVVFSAGRGQFGSVEEFSYAQIEALITINFTSQAFLTRALLPSLKRKARSDLIFIGSEAALKGSRKGAVYCASKFAVRGFTQALREECGRSNVRVCLINPGMVKTEFFEQLSFEPGDEASNYLVPEDIAETVAYVLNSRTQIVIDEINLNPLNKVVKFKKC, from the coding sequence ATGCACACTCTAAAACGCACCGCGCTGGTTACAGGCGCCAGTTCGGGCATAGGCCGCGCCATTGCCAGAAACCTGCTGAATCAGGGCCATCATGTGATCGGCCTGTCGCGCGACCGCACGCGCTTTACTCGGTCTATGACAAACTTCAGCCCTGTCCAGCTGGATTTGAGCGAGTTGCATGAACTGCCGCAAAAGCTGCGCGAATTGGCTCAGACTTTCCCCGATATCGATGCCGTGGTCTTTTCCGCCGGCCGGGGGCAATTCGGTTCGGTCGAAGAATTCTCTTACGCGCAGATCGAAGCGCTAATAACCATAAACTTTACCAGTCAGGCTTTTCTGACACGCGCCCTGCTGCCTTCCCTGAAACGCAAAGCGCGCAGCGATCTGATTTTTATCGGTTCGGAAGCAGCGCTGAAAGGCAGCCGCAAGGGTGCGGTCTATTGCGCCAGCAAATTCGCCGTGCGCGGCTTTACCCAGGCGCTGCGCGAAGAGTGCGGCCGGAGCAACGTGCGCGTTTGCCTGATCAATCCGGGCATGGTTAAAACGGAATTTTTCGAACAGCTGTCTTTTGAACCGGGCGATGAGGCCAGCAATTATCTGGTACCGGAAGATATCGCCGAAACGGTCGCCTATGTGCTTAACTCGCGCACTCAGATTGTCATCGATGAGATCAATCTGAATCCTTTGAATAAAGTCGTCAAGTTTAAAAAATGCTGA